One Olsenella sp. oral taxon 807 DNA segment encodes these proteins:
- a CDS encoding DegT/DnrJ/EryC1/StrS family aminotransferase produces MGSPKGVGKSFRDRLRRQLAERTGTCAKDWYVVFKARYGMEVVFEVLRELRGGGSVVTQLMTCCTAVDPIVAAGLVPHYGELSERTLALDPAKLPLASDLRAVVMQHSFGIIERKGDCRLADAAHAAGAVLVEDSAHCLARLSRGNEGEPLADVSVHSFGVQKMVQTYFGGAVWVNPDMRDRVLRDELSRRLSSLPEMPRRLGRAARSYAWQIRVFMRLPGPLRRAFAAMQNFEQPIVDAERAGKLPYEPMAADEGVSQRASWALEGLGKVETTHRASVESYRRELASQGVLRYVEIPAAALEGEAQPLLRMPVVMGSQAKAQRALSALHGRGIYAQDWYRPVLYPGVGDPAVYHFDGDLRPWPVCERIVAGILNLPCDGDPGQVREAIGCLLDVAQS; encoded by the coding sequence ATGGGATCTCCCAAGGGCGTGGGCAAGTCCTTCAGAGACCGACTCCGCAGGCAGCTCGCCGAGCGTACGGGTACGTGTGCTAAGGACTGGTATGTCGTCTTCAAGGCACGCTATGGAATGGAGGTCGTCTTCGAGGTGCTCCGCGAGCTGCGGGGTGGCGGTAGCGTGGTCACACAGCTCATGACCTGCTGCACGGCCGTCGACCCCATAGTAGCTGCAGGACTCGTTCCGCACTATGGCGAGCTGAGCGAGCGCACGCTCGCGCTCGACCCGGCAAAGCTACCCCTTGCCTCAGACCTGCGGGCCGTGGTGATGCAGCACAGCTTCGGTATCATCGAGAGAAAGGGCGACTGTCGTCTTGCCGATGCCGCTCACGCCGCAGGTGCCGTCCTCGTCGAGGACTCGGCGCACTGCCTGGCCCGCCTCTCGCGCGGAAATGAGGGAGAGCCGCTTGCAGATGTCTCCGTTCACTCGTTTGGTGTGCAGAAGATGGTCCAGACCTATTTTGGCGGTGCCGTCTGGGTGAACCCCGACATGAGGGACAGAGTGCTCAGGGATGAGCTCTCTCGCAGGCTCTCCTCGCTTCCCGAGATGCCCAGGCGCTTGGGCCGGGCTGCTCGGTCATATGCTTGGCAGATCAGGGTGTTCATGCGACTTCCCGGGCCGCTCAGGAGGGCGTTTGCGGCCATGCAGAACTTCGAGCAACCCATTGTGGACGCTGAGCGGGCCGGTAAGCTCCCCTATGAGCCGATGGCTGCCGATGAGGGTGTCTCCCAGAGGGCCTCTTGGGCCCTCGAGGGCTTGGGCAAGGTGGAGACCACCCATCGCGCATCGGTTGAGAGCTATCGCAGGGAACTCGCATCGCAGGGGGTGCTCAGGTACGTAGAGATTCCTGCGGCCGCGCTCGAGGGGGAGGCGCAACCTCTGCTACGCATGCCCGTCGTGATGGGAAGCCAGGCAAAGGCGCAGCGTGCGCTCAGCGCCCTTCACGGCCGGGGTATCTATGCCCAGGACTGGTACAGGCCCGTACTCTATCCTGGTGTGGGCGATCCTGCCGTCTACCACTTCGACGGCGACCTCAGGCCCTGGCCCGTCTGCGAACGCATCGTGGCTGGCATCCTCAATCTGCCCTGCGACGGTGATCCTGGACAGGTACGGGAGGCCATCGGGTGCCTGCTCGATGTGGCGCAGTCTTAA
- the uvrC gene encoding excinuclease ABC subunit UvrC codes for MSIKDPATHVPDFDLEAPRPEAQGLPSVAEQVGKVPTEPGCYLWKDAKGEVVYVGKAKNLRARMLQYVRLTDDRAKIPLMMQVVRSFDYIVVGSEHEALVLERNLIAQYHPYFNVDFKDDKSYPYIALTMGDTYPAIKYTRERHRKGTRYFGPYTDAQAARETIDTLRKVVPICSATCVEWKRCRRYLKGHPDDAAVANLAFADRGRPCFDYHVGRGPGVCVGAMTPSDYARNVRQVEQFLAGRRSAIVGELTQQMHDAAAALEFERAGRIKRRLEVIEGLDDEQQVTFSSAVDLDLIGFYREETISCACVFVVREGRTVRSSEFILNKGADVDEVELTEGFIKRYYDETADIPAEVDTHIDLPDAELLGEWLTDKRGRVCRIHRPKRGEKAHLLEMTARNARHALMRYMVRTGYADERTNQALLELESALALDGPPLRIECFDISTLHGSFTVASMVVFTNGRPDKGQYRRFKIRAELSEANDFVSMGEVLGRRYAPVRRDDERFAASTPDLLVVDGGKPQLTAAMGQLGALGLDIPVCGLAKADEEVFVPWDETPVVLPSGSASLYLIKQVRDESHRFAITFHRELRTKAQSVSILDEVPGVGTRRKRAIMRHFGSMRRLRAASAEDIASVRGVPTSVAREVYDTLRAWEGEGRDQREAT; via the coding sequence ATGAGCATCAAGGATCCTGCGACCCACGTGCCCGATTTCGACCTCGAGGCCCCCCGTCCCGAGGCTCAAGGCCTGCCGTCCGTCGCCGAGCAGGTGGGCAAGGTTCCCACAGAGCCCGGCTGCTACCTCTGGAAGGATGCCAAGGGGGAGGTCGTCTACGTGGGTAAGGCCAAGAATCTCCGTGCCCGCATGCTCCAGTACGTGAGGCTCACGGATGACCGCGCAAAGATCCCGCTCATGATGCAGGTGGTACGCAGCTTCGACTACATTGTCGTGGGCTCGGAGCACGAGGCGCTCGTCTTGGAGCGCAACCTCATCGCCCAGTATCATCCCTACTTCAACGTCGACTTCAAGGATGACAAGAGCTATCCCTACATCGCACTCACGATGGGCGACACCTACCCCGCCATCAAGTACACCCGCGAGCGGCACCGCAAGGGCACGCGCTACTTTGGACCCTACACCGACGCCCAGGCGGCGCGCGAGACCATAGACACCCTGCGCAAGGTAGTTCCCATCTGCTCTGCGACCTGTGTGGAGTGGAAGCGTTGCCGTCGCTACCTCAAGGGGCATCCAGATGACGCCGCAGTGGCCAACCTGGCGTTTGCAGACCGCGGTCGCCCTTGTTTCGACTATCACGTGGGCCGGGGTCCCGGCGTCTGCGTGGGGGCAATGACACCTTCCGACTACGCGAGAAACGTCCGTCAGGTGGAGCAGTTCCTGGCAGGCAGGCGCTCGGCCATCGTGGGCGAGCTCACGCAGCAGATGCACGATGCCGCCGCAGCTCTCGAGTTCGAGCGGGCGGGGCGTATCAAGCGCAGGCTCGAGGTCATCGAGGGTCTTGATGATGAGCAGCAGGTGACGTTCTCCTCTGCGGTCGATCTTGATCTCATAGGCTTCTACCGCGAGGAGACCATCAGCTGTGCCTGTGTTTTCGTCGTGCGCGAGGGGCGCACGGTGCGCTCGAGTGAGTTCATCCTCAACAAGGGGGCCGACGTGGACGAGGTCGAGCTTACCGAGGGCTTCATTAAACGCTACTACGACGAGACGGCAGACATTCCCGCAGAGGTGGACACGCACATCGACCTTCCCGATGCAGAACTTCTAGGTGAGTGGCTCACGGACAAGCGTGGGCGTGTCTGTCGCATCCACCGGCCCAAGCGCGGCGAGAAGGCTCACCTCCTCGAGATGACGGCAAGAAACGCCCGCCATGCCCTCATGCGCTACATGGTACGCACGGGCTATGCTGACGAGAGGACTAACCAGGCGCTCCTCGAGCTGGAGAGCGCACTCGCACTTGACGGGCCACCCCTGCGCATCGAGTGCTTTGACATCTCCACACTTCACGGTTCCTTTACCGTCGCCTCTATGGTCGTCTTTACTAACGGGCGTCCCGACAAGGGACAGTATCGTCGCTTCAAGATCCGAGCCGAGCTGAGCGAGGCAAACGATTTCGTCTCGATGGGCGAGGTGCTCGGCAGGCGCTACGCCCCGGTGCGCAGGGACGATGAGCGCTTTGCTGCCTCGACGCCCGACCTACTCGTGGTGGATGGGGGCAAGCCACAGCTCACGGCTGCCATGGGACAGCTTGGTGCCCTGGGACTCGACATACCGGTCTGCGGCCTCGCGAAGGCGGACGAGGAGGTCTTCGTCCCCTGGGACGAGACGCCCGTCGTCCTGCCCTCGGGCTCTGCCTCGCTCTACCTCATCAAGCAGGTGCGTGACGAGTCGCACCGCTTCGCCATCACCTTCCACCGTGAGCTGAGGACCAAGGCGCAGAGCGTCTCGATCCTCGATGAGGTGCCAGGCGTCGGCACGCGACGCAAGCGGGCCATCATGCGTCACTTCGGCTCGATGAGACGCCTCAGGGCGGCGAGTGCCGAGGATATCGCCTCCGTGAGGGGTGTTCCCACGTCGGTCGCGCGCGAGGTCTATGACACGCTTCGTGCCTGGGAGGGCGAGGGTAGGGACCAAAGGGAGGCTACGTGA
- a CDS encoding ABC transporter substrate-binding protein, with product MGTSLSRRTFVNLVGGAAALAGLGLTGCATGSEWNGTTSGVQTAGGGELTVGAAYSAKNFDPLSTSSALALSCNLNVMEGLFETDFHNFGTRPALAEGDPAQIDGTTFDVKLRSDAKFSDGREARASDVVFSFRVAAAAGGSYAPMLTPITSIEAKDDSTVTVRTSHPDLPWLKSRLAILKIVPEGSTSEERARAPVGTGPWMYREVTDASVTFKPNPYYNGAYPAKDDTLRFEILKSKVARVTAAQQGTTLISEAVPVDSIEQLREAGLTIDAVQGLGSRFLMFDVAKYPWSKVEVRQAIMYALDYNGMVEGALYGQASAATSLLPDDATFPHYHRASVVYSHDPDKAKSLLKGAGVTPGQLTLRTTDNDQVVAMSTVIKQNLEDLGFKVTIQTDSSDATYAAIDTGNSNYDLLLAPGDPSCFGVDPDLVLRWWYGNDVWMRTRCPWSGTVEHEELLQEMDAALDSAGDERQEHWNRCFDILAENVPLYPILHVKTCTASWRDTTTADGIKVSSDFKGIGTTGVALMGVTTVK from the coding sequence ATGGGTACATCACTCTCACGCCGTACGTTCGTCAATCTTGTCGGCGGGGCAGCAGCGCTCGCAGGGCTTGGCCTCACCGGCTGTGCGACGGGTTCCGAGTGGAATGGGACCACAAGTGGCGTCCAGACCGCAGGGGGTGGCGAGCTGACCGTCGGTGCCGCGTACTCCGCAAAGAACTTCGATCCCTTGTCCACCTCATCCGCACTCGCACTGAGCTGCAACCTCAATGTCATGGAAGGCCTCTTCGAGACGGACTTCCATAACTTCGGCACGCGCCCGGCGCTCGCCGAAGGCGACCCTGCCCAGATCGACGGTACCACCTTTGACGTCAAGTTGCGCAGCGATGCGAAGTTCTCCGACGGGAGGGAGGCCAGGGCGTCGGACGTCGTCTTCTCGTTCAGGGTGGCGGCGGCAGCGGGGGGCAGCTACGCACCGATGCTTACGCCGATCACCTCCATAGAGGCCAAGGACGACTCTACCGTGACGGTCAGGACCAGCCACCCCGACCTCCCATGGCTGAAGTCACGTCTGGCAATCCTGAAGATCGTGCCCGAGGGCTCGACCAGCGAGGAGAGGGCCAGGGCCCCCGTTGGCACGGGTCCTTGGATGTACAGGGAGGTGACGGACGCGTCGGTCACGTTTAAGCCGAATCCGTACTACAACGGTGCGTACCCCGCCAAGGACGACACGCTACGCTTCGAGATTCTCAAAAGCAAAGTCGCCCGCGTTACGGCCGCCCAGCAGGGGACCACGCTTATCTCGGAGGCCGTGCCCGTCGATTCGATCGAGCAGCTTCGGGAAGCGGGCCTTACCATAGACGCGGTGCAGGGACTCGGCTCGCGCTTCCTGATGTTTGACGTCGCGAAGTATCCTTGGAGCAAGGTGGAGGTGCGTCAGGCCATCATGTATGCCCTCGACTACAATGGCATGGTAGAAGGTGCCCTCTACGGACAGGCGTCAGCCGCCACCAGCCTTCTTCCCGATGACGCCACCTTCCCGCACTACCATAGGGCGTCGGTGGTCTACAGCCACGACCCCGACAAGGCAAAAAGTCTGCTCAAAGGGGCAGGCGTCACGCCTGGGCAGCTAACCCTCAGGACGACGGACAACGACCAGGTGGTCGCCATGTCCACCGTCATCAAGCAGAACCTGGAGGATCTGGGTTTCAAGGTCACGATACAGACGGACAGCTCGGATGCGACCTATGCGGCGATCGACACGGGCAATAGCAACTACGACCTGCTGCTGGCGCCAGGCGACCCCAGTTGCTTTGGCGTGGATCCCGATCTGGTGCTCAGGTGGTGGTACGGCAATGATGTTTGGATGAGGACACGCTGCCCTTGGAGTGGGACCGTCGAGCATGAAGAGCTTCTCCAGGAGATGGACGCCGCACTTGATTCTGCGGGCGACGAGCGGCAGGAGCATTGGAACAGGTGCTTTGACATACTCGCCGAGAACGTCCCCCTGTACCCAATCCTGCACGTGAAGACCTGCACGGCCTCCTGGCGTGATACCACCACGGCCGATGGCATCAAGGTCTCCTCGGACTTCAAGGGCATCGGCACCACGGGTGTAGCGCTCATGGGCGTCACGACCGTCAAGTAG
- a CDS encoding GNAT family N-acetyltransferase, with product MQIEQIGLSELEQRAEELKLTLPIEQTHQWASYQATIEGRSPWRCVRFADDDRTLALASLMDFETHGYHFLRSEHGPVWVEGPSEALEAQAITTLCDYVRSEHRAAAFIRMAVKHALDVTRPTLSTIPYDRTVILDVTGGDEAILLRMKPRGRRDVRKALRESPIECSDETERASASFEEYYPLMVETGERDGFTPAPMSDYENMMHILGTGHCRLYAGRLDGRLTNWSMVTVSGKRATRYYAASSTDTMRMHVGDKLVYFEACELGRLFDGTVSEYDLMAIGSDLSPELNGLNEFKCKFSKEVAEVAPDRDVPLRKTLYAALVAARRALRRG from the coding sequence ATGCAGATAGAGCAGATCGGGCTTTCCGAGCTCGAGCAGAGGGCGGAAGAGCTGAAGTTGACACTTCCGATCGAGCAGACGCACCAATGGGCCAGCTATCAAGCGACCATCGAGGGGCGCAGTCCCTGGCGCTGTGTTCGCTTCGCAGATGATGACAGGACCCTTGCCTTGGCCTCCCTCATGGACTTCGAGACCCATGGCTACCATTTCTTGCGCTCTGAACATGGTCCCGTATGGGTGGAGGGGCCGAGCGAGGCCCTTGAGGCGCAGGCCATCACCACGCTGTGCGACTACGTGCGCAGCGAGCATAGGGCAGCCGCCTTCATTCGTATGGCGGTCAAGCACGCCCTTGACGTCACGAGGCCAACCCTCTCGACGATACCATACGATCGCACAGTCATCCTCGACGTCACGGGTGGTGACGAGGCGATACTCTTGCGCATGAAGCCACGTGGCAGGCGTGACGTGCGCAAGGCGCTGCGCGAGTCACCCATTGAATGTTCGGACGAGACGGAGCGCGCGAGCGCCTCCTTCGAGGAGTACTATCCGCTCATGGTCGAGACGGGCGAACGTGACGGTTTTACTCCCGCCCCGATGTCTGACTATGAGAACATGATGCACATCCTTGGTACTGGGCACTGCAGGCTCTATGCGGGGCGCCTTGACGGTAGGCTCACCAACTGGTCCATGGTCACCGTGAGTGGGAAGCGCGCCACGCGCTACTACGCTGCCTCCTCCACCGACACGATGCGCATGCACGTAGGGGACAAGCTTGTCTATTTCGAGGCCTGCGAGCTGGGCCGGCTCTTCGACGGTACCGTCAGCGAGTACGACCTCATGGCCATTGGAAGTGATCTTTCCCCCGAGCTCAACGGTCTGAACGAGTTCAAGTGCAAGTTCTCGAAGGAGGTGGCGGAGGTGGCCCCCGATCGCGACGTGCCGTTGCGCAAGACCCTCTACGCCGCCCTTGTGGCCGCCAGACGGGCGCTCAGGCGCGGCTAG